GTTgtaattcctctcagtctcagatatcacagagtgattcccgatgcactgtatcgaacgccttcttgaggtcaatataggctgcaagcagcccacggccGAACTCACAttggcactctacaatgactcgaagtgcaaggatacgcTCTATTGTGGACTCACCAGAAGCGGGTTTCTGTTGCCTCAGTAAGTGGTCTCTGATacctctcagaaggatgtgggcaggaatcttgcctggtatactgagcagtgtgatgcctcggtgattgctgcagtcccatcggccccccttccccttccagagagggatgaccacacccctcaagaGGTCaagaggaacggtaccggaccgccagatggcagccagaagAGGACGTAACCCCCGTGGcatagcctttaacagttcagcaggTATGCTGCACATACCTGGTGCTTTACCATTATTCAGCTTGGCGATCGCGCCCCAAACTTCAGGAATGGAATGGAATCTCGGCATTCCCGCATCGAAGTTAacgtttacacacaaacaaacatacgcacacacacacacacacacacacatataaaaaaaaaaaaaaaaaaaaaaaaaaaaaatatctttctatatatatatatatatatatatatatatatatacacatacatacatatatatatatatatatatatatatatatatatatatacacatatatatatacatatacatacataaataaatatatgaatatatatttatatatatatatatatatacatatatatgtatatatatattttatatgtatatatatattatatatatgtatatatatattatatatgtatatatatatgtatgtatatatgtatatatatatatagatagattatatatgtatgtatatatatgtatatatatatttatatatgtatatatatatatatatatatatatatatatatatatatatatatagaaatgtgtgtgtgtgtgtgtgtgtgtgtgtgtgtgtgtgtgtgtgtgtgtgtgtgtgtgtgagagagagagagtgagaggcctatatacatatatacctgcatatccatatatatatatatatatatatatatatatatatatatatatatatatatatatatatatttatatatatgtatatatatatatttatatatatatatatacacacatacatacatatatgtctatatctatatctatatctatctatctatctttctatatatatatatatatatatatatatatatatatatatatatatatatatatatatatacacacatacatacatacatacatacatacatatatatatatatatatatatatatatatatatatatatatatatatgcatatatatatatgtatatacaaatatatatatatatatatatatattatatatatatgtatatatatatatatatatacagatatatttatacatatatatatatatatatatatatatatactatatatatatatatatatatatatatatatatatatatacatacatatatatatgtatatatatgtatatatatatacatatacatatatttacatatatatatatatatatatatatatatatatatatatatatatatatatatatatatgtgtgtgtgtgtgtgtgtgtgtgtgtgtgtgtgtgtgtgtgtgtgtgtgtgtatgtgtgtgtgtgtgtgtgtgtgtatgtgtgtgtgtgtgtgtgtgtatttatggatatatatatatatatatatgtatatatatatattaatatgtgggtatgtgtgtgtttctaggtACACTCAAATGCATGTGTTAATGcaagtgtatttatgtttatatatagatgcatacaaacaaatacacacacacaggcacacgcacacatatatacatacattcatacatacatctatatacatgcatttatatagatatcacacacacacacacacacacacacacacacacacacaaacacacacacacacacacacacacacacacacacacacacacacacacacacacacacacacacacacacacacacacacacacacacacacacacacacacatacacacacatacacacacacacacacacacacacacacacacacacacatatatatatatatatatatatatatatatatatatatatatctatatatatgtttatatatagatgcatatatatataaatatatatatatatatatatatatatatatatatatatatatatgtatatatatacatatatatatatagatagatagatagatagatagatagatagatagatagatagatagatagatagatagatagatagatagatagatagatagatagatagatagatagatagatagatagatagatagatagatagatagatagatggatagatagatagatagatagatacagatatatagatatatacatatatagatatatacatatatatatatagatacatacgtacatatatatatatatatatatatatatatatatatatatatatgtgtgtgtgtgtagatgtaagtgtgtgtgtctgtgtgttgatgtgtgtgtgtgtgtgatgtgtgtgtgtgtgttgtgatgtgagtgcgtgtgtatttatggatacatatatatatatatatatatatatatatatatatatatatacacatatatatggatatatatatattgatatatatatatatatatacatatatttaaacatatatatatatatatatatatatatatatatatatatatatatatatatatatatatatatatatattgatacgtgtgcgtgtgtgtgtgtttctagatTATTAATTAAATGCATGTGTTAATGCAattgcatttatgtttatatatagatgtgatacagacaaatacacacacacaggcacacgcacacacacacacacacacacacacacatatatatatatatatatatatatatatatatatatatatacattcatacatacacacacacatatatacacacacacacacaggcacacacaaactcacacacacacacgcacacacaaacacaaacacacacacacacacacacacaca
This genomic stretch from Penaeus vannamei isolate JL-2024 chromosome 28, ASM4276789v1, whole genome shotgun sequence harbors:
- the LOC138867100 gene encoding uncharacterized protein — protein: MPRFHSIPEVWGAIAKLNNGKAPGMCSIPAELLKAMPRGLRPLLAAIWRSGTVPLDLLRGVVIPLWKGKGGRWDCSNHRGITLLSIPGKIPAHILLRGIRDHLLRQQKPASGESTIERILALRVIVECQCEFGRGLLAAYIDLKKAFDTVHRESLCDI